The Mucilaginibacter sp. PAMB04168 genome contains the following window.
CGGCGTACCGGCCGAGTTAGACCAAACGCTTAAAGTTTTTGGCAATGCTTTCCCCGACTGGAAAGCCGGATTACAAAACGAGTTCACTATTAAAAATTTCAGAGTAAGTTTTTTAATTGACGGGCAAAAAGGAGGCAGCGTATTTTCACAAACCAGCCATAAATTAAATACGCTGGGTAAAACCAAAGTTACCCTGCCGGGGCGCGATGGCGGTATAGTGGGCGATGGCGTGGTGTTACAACCTGACGGCAGTTACAAGCCTAATACTGTAAACGTGCCGGCCAGTAAATATTATGACGAATATTACAAGATCACCAACGCTGAGGTGAACATTTATGATGCCTCTTTCATCAAACTGCGCGAAGCCAGGATAGATTTTAGCTTACCTGCCAAAATGATAACCAAGCTGCATCTAAAACAGGTTATGCTAGGTGTTTATGGACGTAACCTTTTAATTATAACTAATTTTCCTGCCTTCGATCCCGAAGCGGCCAATTTAAATAACGGTACCATAACGCCTGGTGTGGAACTAACACAGTTTCCAACCGAAAGAACCTTCGGCTTAAACCTTACACTCAAACTTTAACATAACAGTTATGAAGTTTAATATTATACCTAAAGTTGCTGCCCTGCTACTGGCAACAACCTCTTTACTGGTTTCATGTACAAAAAACTTTGAAGAATTAAACACCGATCCTAACCGGCCTAAAGAAGTTACGCCCGGTGTAATGCTCGGGCAAATGGAGTATAAATTTGTGACCAGGAGCATTGATGGTTCGCGCCGCTTTACGCATGAACTGATGCAGGTTACCGCGCCCCGGAGCAGCGTAAACGGTGGCATACACCGTTATGTAATTACACCCAGCAGCAACGATTTCCTTTGGACCGGCTTTTATAGCTCGTTAACCGATGTACAAGACATGTATTCTATAGCCTCAAAGCTCAAAGAGAACAATTATATGGCTATATCCCTCATTTATAAATCATGGGCTTATTCTATACTCACTGATGCTTTTGGCGATATACCTTATTCAGAATCTACCAGAGCTACGGAGGGTATATTGAAGCCGGCATTTGATCAGCAAAAGGATATATATCCGCAAATATTGAAAGACCTCGCTACAGCTAATACGTTGCTCGACAATACCAAGGCACTAACCTACGGCGGCGATTTTTTGTACAATGCCAATGCCTTAACCGGTAGCACTAACGACGGTATTAACCGATGGAAGAAATTTTGCAACTCGTTGCGTTTGCGCTTGCTGCTCAGGATTTCAAAACGAAGCGGGGATGTTAACGTCAATAGTGAGATTAACGCCATACTGGCCGATCCGGTTAAAAATCCGGTATTTACAACCACCAGCGATGATGCCATTTTTAGGTTTCCGGGTACATTTCCTTTCTTTAACCCTTACTACAACGCACGCTTAAGCGATTGGCGCCAGGGCGATTATTACACCAGGTTCTTCATCAACAAAATGAATACTGATGAAGACCCGCGCAGAGCAGTTTGGGCAACGCAGGTAGCTGTAAACGGCGCTAACGTATATCAGGGGATTGATAGCGGCTATCCGTCGAGTACCGAGTACGTGGTTGATAAAAACTCGAGCTACAGCGATGGGTTAAAAACCCTGCCCCAATTAGGTATAATGATGACCTATGCCGAAGTGGAATTTATTAAAGCCGAATTAGCTCTTAAAGGCTTTGCTACAGGCAACTCATCACAAAAGCATTATGAAAACGGCATTACTGCATCTATGACACAATGGGGTGTGCCTTTGCCTGCCGGTTATTTGCAAAAAGCTGGTGTAGCTTACAACCCGGGCGCCAGTACTGATGCACAGTTGCAACAAATAATGCTGCAAAAGTATTACGCTTACTTCTTTGTCGACTATCAATCATGGTTCGAAAAAAGGCGTACAGGGTACCCTGTATTACCAAGAGGTACCGGCATACCCGATGGCAATGTGTTTCCTTCAAGATGCCCTTACCCGGTTTACCTCCAGTCATTAAACCCCGATAATTTGGCTAAGGCTGTAACCGCCATGGGTGGCGATAACAGCAACATTAAAGTTTGGTGGGACAAATAAATCATTTAACATGAAGAATAGTATAAAACGCAAATTAGCTGCCGGTGTCGCATTACTGGCAATAGCGTCAACCGCATTTGCACAAAAAGCTCAAATATTAATGCCTCAGCGGGGGCTTTGTGCACACCGGGGTGGGTTTGAAAGCACGCCCGAAAACACGGTTCCAGGCTTTAAGGAGGCTATTAAATACGGCGCGCAAATGATCGAGTTTGATATACAGTTCACTAAAGATAGTGTGCTGGTTATAATGCACGACGGCACCGTTGACCGCACCACCAACGGCAGTGGAGCAGTGGCCAACATGACCTTGAGCGAGATACGTAAGCTGGATGCGGGAAGCAAAAAAAGCAGCAAGTTTGCAGGTGCCAAAGTGCCTACGCTTGATGAAACCCTTGCCATGATGCCAAAAAATGTATGGCTTAACTGCCACTTAAAAGGCGGTAATAAATTAGGTGCTGCCGTTGCGTTAGTGATTCAAAAAACCAATAGAATGCACCAAGCTTTTTTAACCTGCGAGGAAGATGCCGCGCAAGGTGCCAGAGCGGCTTGCCCGGCTATATTAATTTGTAATGCCGATAACCGCTACCGCGCTAACGTACCGCAGTATGTGGCTGCAACCATTAAAAACAAGGCAGAATTTATTCAATTGCTGGTTTTAAAACCAGGCGAAGACCGTAAGGAGCAAATTGATCTGCTGAAAAAGAACCATATCCGCATCAATTATTTTTATGCCGAAAAGCCGGAAATGATGGCTGGCTTATTTAATAGTGGTGTTGATTTTATATTAACCAATAACCTGCCCCTTTTTACTGGCGAAGCAAAAAAGCTGGGCATAGTGCCTGTTAAGCCGGTTTATTAAATAATTAATACAACAAACAGCATGAAATTTAAGATAACTATAATGCTTGTATCTATGGCTTTGCCCGTATGTTATGCGCAAAAAGCACAACCTAAAAAAGATGATGATGCGGGCAAAACGCATAAAACCCTCATCGTTTTTTTTGACGGCTTGCGCCCCGACTATATTAATGCTCAAAATATGCCTAACCTGTTTGCTTTTAAGCAGCAGGGAGCATACGGCAATCAACACCACAGTGTGTTCCCTACCGTTACCCGGGTTAACTCATCGGCTTATTCAACCGGTAGTTACCCGGCCAAAACCGGCTTAATGGGTAATACGGTTTATTTTCCACAGGTAGATTCATTAAAGGGTATGGACACTGGAGATGCCATTAATCTGCAGAAAATTAACAAAGCTACAGATGGTCATCTCCTTACTACTGTTTCTTTGGGAGAGGTATTACAGGCGGCTGGTAAAAAGATGATGGTGTTCAGTTCTGGCTCTACCGGGCAGGCCCTGCTGCAAAACCACACCATTAGCGGCGGCGGTATTGTTAATCCGGACATGATATTGCCCGAAAATATTAAAGAGCGCATCATTGCCGAAGTGGGTCCCATACCGGCAAGCAACAAGCTCGATAATGCCGCTAAGCATCAGTGGGTAACCAATGCGCTTATTCGCTATGGCCTGGCTGCCGATGGCCCCGATGTAAGCGCTATTTGGTTATCTGACCCCGATGGTGCGGCGCATAGCACGGGCATTGGCTCGGCAG
Protein-coding sequences here:
- a CDS encoding SusD/RagB family nutrient-binding outer membrane lipoprotein, with translation MKFNIIPKVAALLLATTSLLVSCTKNFEELNTDPNRPKEVTPGVMLGQMEYKFVTRSIDGSRRFTHELMQVTAPRSSVNGGIHRYVITPSSNDFLWTGFYSSLTDVQDMYSIASKLKENNYMAISLIYKSWAYSILTDAFGDIPYSESTRATEGILKPAFDQQKDIYPQILKDLATANTLLDNTKALTYGGDFLYNANALTGSTNDGINRWKKFCNSLRLRLLLRISKRSGDVNVNSEINAILADPVKNPVFTTTSDDAIFRFPGTFPFFNPYYNARLSDWRQGDYYTRFFINKMNTDEDPRRAVWATQVAVNGANVYQGIDSGYPSSTEYVVDKNSSYSDGLKTLPQLGIMMTYAEVEFIKAELALKGFATGNSSQKHYENGITASMTQWGVPLPAGYLQKAGVAYNPGASTDAQLQQIMLQKYYAYFFVDYQSWFEKRRTGYPVLPRGTGIPDGNVFPSRCPYPVYLQSLNPDNLAKAVTAMGGDNSNIKVWWDK
- a CDS encoding glycerophosphodiester phosphodiesterase family protein, translating into MKNSIKRKLAAGVALLAIASTAFAQKAQILMPQRGLCAHRGGFESTPENTVPGFKEAIKYGAQMIEFDIQFTKDSVLVIMHDGTVDRTTNGSGAVANMTLSEIRKLDAGSKKSSKFAGAKVPTLDETLAMMPKNVWLNCHLKGGNKLGAAVALVIQKTNRMHQAFLTCEEDAAQGARAACPAILICNADNRYRANVPQYVAATIKNKAEFIQLLVLKPGEDRKEQIDLLKKNHIRINYFYAEKPEMMAGLFNSGVDFILTNNLPLFTGEAKKLGIVPVKPVY